A genome region from Nocardiopsis exhalans includes the following:
- a CDS encoding MarR family winged helix-turn-helix transcriptional regulator, with translation MTAQPTGVDEQHGTGPSDDDLITAWGLLHEAMNSIQPKLLHGITPDGKDMAGPWFEVLIRLQRTPGHQLPMSRLAREVSLSTGGFTKLADRLEKEGYLERHNCATDRRVVYATLTEKGIEFIGAARIRHVERLREHVLAPLGEGGVRQLATIARTLRDSSCD, from the coding sequence ATGACCGCACAGCCGACCGGCGTGGACGAGCAGCACGGTACGGGACCCAGTGACGACGACCTGATCACGGCCTGGGGTCTGCTCCACGAGGCGATGAACTCCATTCAGCCCAAGCTGCTGCACGGGATAACCCCCGACGGCAAGGACATGGCGGGCCCCTGGTTCGAGGTCCTCATCCGACTCCAGCGCACCCCGGGGCACCAGCTGCCGATGAGCCGCCTGGCCAGGGAGGTCAGCCTGAGTACCGGAGGGTTCACCAAGCTGGCCGACCGCCTGGAGAAGGAGGGCTACCTGGAACGGCACAACTGTGCCACCGATCGCCGGGTCGTCTACGCCACCCTCACCGAGAAGGGGATCGAGTTCATCGGCGCCGCCCGGATCCGCCACGTGGAGCGCTTGCGTGAGCACGTGCTCGCCCCGCTCGGGGAGGGCGGGGTTCGACAACTCGCCACGATCGCGCGTACGCTCCGTGACAGCTCCTGCGATTAA
- a CDS encoding aminotransferase family protein, with translation MNTVAKGPEFVVARAEGVWLWDQSGDRYLDGTASLWYCNVGHGRAEIADAVHRQMTTLDAYTVYGDFNNVPAMELSERLAAHAPVEDPRVILTCGGGESIDTAAKLARSYWATQGQPQRQHLISRTGGYHGLNGFGTSIIGMERFRSGYGKLIEDTSVVRHDSAAALEAEILRVGADRVAAFFAEPVIGAGGVFLPPENYFTDVARICQKYGVLFVVDSVICGFARMGNWFGIERFGVSPDMIVFAKGVSSGYLPLGGVVVNGRVADPFWNEAGNPFLHGTTYAGHPSACAAAMANLDILEREDLFTVSREVETHLDSALRGLADHPLVAEVRSGTGVMGAVELTEEALTERGITTAEIFAEARTRGVIVRPVPKALLVSPPLVITWEQIDHMTSTLSSALDAVMARH, from the coding sequence ATGAACACCGTGGCCAAGGGCCCGGAGTTCGTTGTGGCCCGCGCCGAGGGCGTGTGGCTCTGGGACCAGTCCGGTGACCGTTACCTCGACGGGACCGCCAGCCTCTGGTACTGCAACGTCGGCCACGGCCGTGCCGAGATCGCGGACGCGGTCCACCGGCAGATGACCACCCTGGACGCCTACACCGTCTACGGAGACTTCAACAACGTGCCCGCGATGGAGCTCAGCGAGCGCCTGGCAGCGCACGCGCCGGTCGAGGACCCGCGCGTCATCCTCACCTGCGGGGGCGGGGAGTCGATCGACACCGCCGCCAAGCTGGCGCGCAGCTACTGGGCCACCCAGGGGCAGCCGCAGCGCCAGCACCTGATCAGCCGGACCGGCGGTTACCACGGCCTCAACGGCTTCGGTACGAGCATCATCGGGATGGAGCGCTTCCGTTCCGGCTACGGCAAGCTGATCGAGGACACCTCCGTGGTGCGGCACGACTCCGCTGCCGCCCTGGAGGCCGAGATCCTGCGGGTCGGCGCCGACCGGGTCGCCGCCTTCTTCGCGGAGCCGGTGATCGGGGCGGGCGGGGTGTTCCTGCCGCCGGAGAACTACTTCACCGACGTGGCGCGGATCTGTCAGAAGTACGGAGTGCTGTTCGTGGTGGACAGCGTGATCTGCGGCTTCGCCCGGATGGGGAACTGGTTCGGGATCGAGCGGTTCGGGGTGAGCCCGGACATGATCGTCTTTGCCAAGGGCGTGTCCAGCGGTTACCTGCCGCTGGGCGGTGTGGTGGTCAACGGCCGGGTGGCCGACCCGTTCTGGAACGAGGCGGGCAACCCGTTCCTGCACGGCACCACCTACGCCGGGCACCCGTCGGCCTGCGCTGCGGCCATGGCCAACCTGGACATCCTGGAGCGCGAGGACCTGTTCACGGTCTCCCGCGAGGTGGAGACCCACTTGGACTCGGCGCTGCGCGGACTGGCCGACCACCCGCTGGTCGCCGAGGTCCGTTCCGGCACGGGGGTGATGGGTGCGGTGGAGCTCACCGAGGAAGCCCTCACCGAGCGGGGCATCACCACGGCGGAGATCTTCGCCGAGGCCCGCACCCGGGGCGTCATCGTCCGGCCGGTGCCCAAGGCCCTGCTGGTCTCGCCTCCACTGGTCATCACCTGGGAGCAGATCGACCACATGACGTCCACCCTGTCGTCGGCCCTGGACGCGGTGATGGCCCGCCACTGA
- the pheT gene encoding phenylalanine--tRNA ligase subunit beta, whose product MRVPLTWLREYVELSADVSARELASRLTLAGLEVETVDELGSDLTGPIVFGRVLEIEELTEFKKPIRFCKVDVGRANGTGEPQEIVCGARNFAEGDLVVVSLPGAELPGGFKIGARKTYGRMSAGMICSATELGLWEDHSGIVVLPEGFAEIGTDAIAALGLREDVLDIAVTPDRGYALSMRGVARDVAALYGAAFHDPADLTVAEPTGPGHPGVIDDAKRADRLVLRGATGFDPEAPTPLWMKRRLHQSGVRPVSLAVDVTNYVMLELGQPLHAWDREKVNGPIRVRQAEAGEKLETLDHVQRSLDPDDIVIADDSGAQAIAGVMGGLHTEIGLSSSEVLVEAAHFDAMSIARASRRHQLSSEASRRFERGIDSAEQLAAATRAVELLAELGGASVESAYTVVDESARREPIVVKASHAGSVAGVDYPAGTSERWLRALGCSVETDGDLLRVTPPTWRPDITDPNDLAEEVIRFEGYENIPSIRPYGSGRGLTASQRLRRAVGRILADTGYNEVLSYPFTSERDLDGLQLAADDARRNALRLANPLSEEEPLLRTTVLPGLFKALARNVGRGMTDVALFETGLVYRPKPGPTRAPILPVDRGPGAEELALIDAALPEQPRRVGVVLTGDAERVGWWGQGRAASWADAIQAARDIARVAGVDLEIEADTHAPWHPGRCAALYVRVDGERRLVGHAGELHPRVIKAFGLPDRTAAMEIDLDGVERARTDVPAPQVSTYPVATQDVALVVDASVPVGEISAALAEGAGSLLESVRLFDIYTGEQVGEGRKSVAFALRFRADDRTLTAEEAGAARDAAVALATERTGAVLRG is encoded by the coding sequence CTCGGCTCCGACCTGACCGGCCCCATCGTCTTCGGCCGTGTGCTGGAGATCGAGGAGCTCACCGAGTTCAAGAAGCCCATCCGTTTCTGCAAGGTGGACGTGGGGCGGGCCAACGGCACCGGCGAGCCGCAGGAGATCGTCTGCGGCGCCCGCAACTTCGCCGAGGGCGACCTCGTGGTGGTGTCCCTGCCCGGCGCCGAACTGCCCGGCGGCTTCAAGATCGGTGCCCGCAAGACCTACGGCAGGATGTCCGCCGGCATGATCTGCTCGGCCACCGAGCTCGGCCTGTGGGAGGACCACAGCGGCATCGTCGTGCTGCCCGAGGGCTTCGCCGAGATCGGCACCGACGCCATCGCGGCCCTGGGCCTGCGCGAGGACGTCCTCGACATCGCCGTCACCCCGGACCGGGGTTACGCGCTGTCCATGCGGGGAGTGGCGCGCGACGTCGCCGCCCTGTACGGTGCCGCCTTCCACGACCCCGCGGACCTCACCGTCGCCGAGCCCACCGGCCCCGGCCACCCGGGCGTGATCGACGACGCCAAGCGCGCCGACCGCCTCGTGCTGCGCGGCGCCACCGGCTTCGACCCGGAGGCGCCCACCCCGCTGTGGATGAAGCGCCGCCTGCACCAGAGCGGGGTGCGCCCCGTCTCCCTGGCCGTGGACGTCACCAACTACGTGATGCTCGAGCTCGGCCAGCCGCTGCACGCCTGGGACCGCGAGAAGGTCAACGGCCCGATCCGCGTCCGCCAGGCCGAGGCGGGGGAGAAGCTGGAGACCCTGGACCACGTCCAGCGCTCCCTGGACCCCGACGACATCGTCATCGCCGACGACTCCGGTGCTCAGGCGATCGCCGGGGTGATGGGTGGACTGCACACCGAGATCGGCCTGTCCTCCTCGGAGGTCCTGGTCGAGGCCGCACACTTCGACGCCATGAGCATCGCCCGCGCCTCCCGCCGCCACCAGCTGTCCTCGGAGGCCTCCCGACGCTTCGAGCGCGGCATCGACTCCGCCGAGCAGCTGGCCGCGGCGACCCGCGCGGTAGAGCTGCTGGCAGAGCTCGGCGGCGCCTCGGTCGAGTCCGCCTACACGGTGGTGGACGAGTCCGCCCGGCGTGAACCGATCGTCGTCAAGGCCTCCCACGCGGGCAGCGTGGCCGGGGTCGACTACCCGGCGGGCACCAGCGAGCGCTGGCTGCGCGCCCTCGGCTGCTCCGTGGAGACCGACGGGGACCTGCTGCGGGTCACCCCGCCCACCTGGCGGCCCGACATCACCGACCCCAACGACCTCGCCGAGGAGGTCATCCGCTTCGAGGGCTACGAGAACATCCCCTCGATCCGTCCCTACGGTTCCGGGCGGGGGCTGACCGCCAGTCAGCGCCTGCGCCGGGCGGTCGGCCGCATCCTGGCCGACACCGGGTACAACGAGGTGCTGTCCTACCCGTTCACCAGCGAGCGCGACCTCGACGGCCTCCAGCTGGCCGCGGACGACGCGCGCCGGAACGCCCTGCGCCTGGCCAACCCGCTCAGCGAGGAGGAGCCGCTGCTACGGACCACCGTGCTGCCGGGCCTGTTCAAGGCGTTGGCCCGCAACGTGGGCCGGGGCATGACCGACGTGGCCCTGTTCGAGACCGGCCTGGTCTACCGGCCCAAGCCGGGCCCCACCCGCGCTCCGATCCTGCCCGTGGACCGGGGGCCCGGCGCCGAGGAGCTCGCGCTCATCGACGCCGCCCTGCCCGAGCAGCCGCGCCGCGTGGGCGTGGTCCTCACCGGCGACGCCGAGCGCGTCGGCTGGTGGGGCCAGGGCCGCGCGGCCTCCTGGGCCGACGCGATCCAGGCCGCCCGGGACATCGCCCGGGTCGCCGGGGTCGACCTGGAGATCGAGGCCGACACCCACGCACCGTGGCACCCGGGCCGTTGCGCCGCGCTGTACGTGCGGGTGGACGGCGAGCGCCGGCTCGTGGGGCACGCCGGTGAGCTGCACCCGCGGGTGATCAAGGCGTTCGGTCTGCCCGACCGCACCGCGGCCATGGAGATCGACCTGGACGGCGTCGAGCGCGCCCGCACCGACGTGCCCGCCCCGCAGGTGTCCACCTACCCTGTGGCCACCCAGGACGTGGCCCTGGTCGTGGACGCCTCCGTGCCGGTCGGCGAGATCAGCGCCGCCCTGGCCGAGGGCGCGGGCTCCCTGCTGGAGAGCGTGCGGCTGTTCGACATCTACACCGGTGAGCAGGTCGGCGAGGGGCGCAAGTCCGTGGCCTTCGCGCTGCGCTTCCGGGCCGACGACCGGACGCTGACCGCCGAGGAGGCCGGTGCCGCGCGCGACGCGGCCGTTGCCCTGGCGACCGAGCGCACGGGCGCGGTCCTGCGCGGTTAG